In a single window of the Porites lutea chromosome 14, jaPorLute2.1, whole genome shotgun sequence genome:
- the LOC140924596 gene encoding protein NLRC5-like — MKKRVLDVTEKPYRDLKSPFHNPGEGPRRDLKLDEIFTNLIVYEGRAKYDFSGDRVKQLNEYLKANESLRPTRPGDIFDAKGQKQKILVVGRPGIGKTMFSTKILRNWASDNLFNERQKWHVDLKVSFLIKLRMFNSRNQELNLREFLDHSEYSTALSEELWNYIRDNPKRVLVIFDGFDEYSGRTKINKDDSGYINSQEERMPVYFLMKKIVEGKILTGAKILTTTRPNAVSCMKSLHFDKTVEILGFSTEQVNNYVQKFTKEADKAETIKQHITSNLNLVAFCYVPVNCFIICSCLLELLGNTGFTSLPTRMTEIYSIAVRMFYFSYDDDQYRHNKTEGQQYFLKPFKELPSSVRNVFTRLGKIAFDGIKSGRLIFESHEVKRLKSNGLFHRLPDFRDRPLAEGRAQYCFLHLTLQEFLAAKYLVDTNSSEKLRDFVAAHIQDGAWKVVMQFVAGLLAEKEGKSSDIFSNLLPSETSTRKVEIKMNEDSEERYETLTRWPADKEDRLLVVTLFNCMYENNASDREVQKKLAKIGCNALHFSQCNLSPLDCLALVHALKSVEGILYFDLSWYNLQSLGCIEIAKLLPGNQHNQGFCELKRLNLWNNNITDEGVKHLATALTHANCKLNSLNLMANNITDEGVKQLATALTHTNCTLNSLNLAGNNITDEGVKHLATALTHTNCTLNSLNLAGNNITDKGKNLLNSMNINCYVSI; from the coding sequence ATGAAGAAACGTGTCCTTGATGTCACTGAAAAACCTTACAGAGACCTCAAATCACCTTTTCATAATCCAGGCGAAGGACCTAGAAGAGATCTAAAACTTGACGAAATCTTCACCAATTTGATTGTTTATGAAGGGAGAGCTAAGTATGACTTTTCAGGAGACAGAGTGAAACAGCTAAACGAGTACCTCAAAGCCAATGAAAGTTTACGACCAACACGGCCAGGAGATATTTTTGATGCTAAAGGGCAGAAGCAGAAGATTCTTGTTGTCGGTCGTCCTGGAATTGGAAAAACCATGTTTAGCACAAAGATTCTTCGCAACTGGGCGTCCGATAACCTTTTCAACGAAAGGCAAAAATGGCACGTGGATTTGAAAGTTTCCTTTCTCATTAAGCTGAGAATGTTTAACTCTAGAAACCAAGAACTAAATCTTCGCGAGTTTCTGGATCACTCAGAGTATTCAACCGCTCTTTCCGAAGAGCTCTGGAACTACATCCGTGACAACCCAAAGCGAGTACTGGTGATTTTTGATGGATTTGACGAATATTCTGGTaggactaaaataaataaagatgacTCTGGGTACATAAACAGTCAAGAGGAAAGGATGCCTGTTTATTTCCTTATGAAGAAAATAGTCGAGGGAAAAATTCTTACCGGTGCGAAAATCCTAACGACTACAAGACCCAATGCCGTGTCATGTATGAAAAGTCTTCACTTCGACAAAACAGTTGAAATTCTGGGATTCTCAACTGAGCAAGTAAATAATTATGTACAGAAGTTTACAAAGGAGGCGGACAAAGCGGAAACCATAAAGCAACACATCACCAGTAACTTAAACCTTGTAGCCTTCTGCTACGTTCCTGTTAATTGCTTTATCATTTGTAGTTGCTTGTTAGAGCTGCTTGGTAACACGGGCTTTACCAGCCTCCCGACGAGAATGACAGAAATATATTCAATTGCCGTAAGGATGTTTTACTTTAGCTACGATGATGATCAATATCGCCACAATAAAACTGAAGGTCAACAGTATTTTCTTAAGCCGTTTAAGGAACTGCCTTCCTCTGTGCGAAATGTGTTCACACGACTGGGAAAAATTGCTTTTGACGGAATTAAAAGCGGAAGACTAATTTTTGAATCACATGAGGTTAAACGCCTCAAGAGTAATGGCTTGTTTCACCGTTTACCTGATTTTAGAGACCGTCCTTTAGCAGAGGGAAGAGCGCAATATTGCTTTTTACACCTGACCTTACAGGAGTTCTTGGCGGCGAAGTATTTGGTAGACACGAACAGTTCCGAAAAACTGCGGGATTTTGTTGCCGCTCACATCCAGGATGGCGCGTGGAAGGTTGTGATGCAGTTTGTGGCTGGACTGCTGgctgaaaaagaaggaaaatcaTCAGATATTTTCAGCAACCTTCTTCCCTCAGAAACTTCTACTAGAAAAGTTGAAATCAAGATGAATGAAGATTCAGAGGAACGATATGAAACACTGACCCGTTGGCCAGCTGACAAGGAAGACAGGTTATTAGTGGTGACGCTATTCAATTGCATGTATGAGAACAATGCCTCTGATCGAGAAGTTCAAAAGAAACTGGCGAAAATTGGTTGTAATGCGCTTCATTTTAGTCAGTGTAACCTGTCACCTCTCGACTGTTTAGCATTAGTGCATGCACTTAAATCTGTTGAAGGAATTTTGTATTTTGATTTAAGCTGGTACAACCTTCAGTCGCTAGGATGTATTGAGATTGCGAAGTTGTTACCTGGCAACCAACACAATCAGGGTTTTTGCGAACTAAAAAGATTAAACCTCTGGAATAACAACATAACTGATGAAGGAGTAAAACATTTAGCTACAGCACTCACACACGCTAACtgcaaactaaacagcttaaacCTCATGGCTAACAACATAACTGATGAAGGAGTTAAACAGTTAGCTACAGCACTCACACACACTAACTGCACACTAAACAGCTTAAACCTCGCGGGTAACAACATAACTGATGAAGGAGTTAAACATTTGGCTACAGCACTCACACACACTAACTGCACACTTAACAGCTTAAACCTCGCGGGTAACAACATAACTGATAAAGGTAAAAATCTCCTAAACTCAATGAACATAAACTGTTATGTATCAATTTAA
- the LOC140924980 gene encoding uncharacterized protein, translating into MSKKKVRAGHRGFLTGVLPDVDNCLYSYEAEKKVELVKWHTVLKEQLDKILPLDEEIYVELIADEKSTEEDITAEIDRAARLKADVLQRLAAIDEKLAVLQPGLSESQHMSGPSSSPYQNVVENGATSSPANSKTVRVKLPKLEVRKFSGKLEEWQEFWDSFESAIHANDSLSNVDRFSYLRGLLLEPARSAITGFALTSANYEAAVESLKKRFGKKTAIQRTLVNELLNTRPVFNESDTARLRGLYDFVETKYRALQALNVDERTYSEIVVPMLLERIPDSVRLIITRGKQYLEWTLKDLLDSLLTEVELREDHNLTAQRGGSNDRRKGPQTASALFTNKGGDKRCAFCLGSHPPEDCKKVQDIKERKRLLLKFGRCFNCIEKGHRSRDCSVTIECKLCKGQHNSCLCVAKPQQASGGNQDRPTGGNSDRPGNNVSAQLVGTECRIALQTAQALIKGGTQGRVRVLFDSGSHRSFVTAKAALKYELPVERKEWITISTFGQKGKESGLREVVRFDIKPLRGGRVQALEAYVVPEISHISNEHVEVVKNDFPHLRDLWFSDVCQSKEELEIDLLIGADYLWEFQRGRTVRGESEEPVAIETELGWVLSGPLKRRFEFSEASVQEVSVNFISQDSAGLDKASLDREVSRLWDLESLGIKSSDEVHESFENEIEFLEGRYSVKLPWKLGHDPLPSNFANSVSRMKGQLKRLKREPEVLNEYDSIIKEQLSAGVIEKLSELEEPGGNVHYLPHHAVIRRDAETTKLRIVYDASSKETKNGTSLNYCLHTGPSLNPLLFDILVRFRENKIALVGDIEKAFLNVAVDPEDRDSLRFLWVEDVRDSNLSVVVYRFCRVVFGLNASPFLLNGTIRHHLATYAEVDPEFVKRMIEGFYVDDLVTGERTVDETFTLYKNAKERMSKGRFTLRKWKTNDPGLREMISTCESNKTTREVGRLEDEETYAKSKLEPQGGTKGEKVLGLAWDCENDTLHFNFQHIADKAKGLEATKRNVLSLLASLFDPLGMVSPVTVGMKVLFQEICNSKFDWDEVLTGEIKRKWDKWVQDLAETKEICINRCLYETGGGDVTECYLHGFGDASKKAYCAMVYFVYRTKDGKAHVRLVASKTRVAPLKELSIPRLELMSAGILAQLMHTVKNAL; encoded by the coding sequence ATGTCCAAGAAGAAAGTTAGAGCAGGCCATCGAGGATTTCTAACGGGAGTCCTTCCTGACGTTGACAATTGCTTATACAGCTATGAAGCTGAGAAGAAAGTCGAACTTGTTAAGTGGCACACAGTCCTTAAAGAACAGCTTGACAAGATCTTGCCTCTTGACGAGGAAATTTATGTAGAACTCATAGCCGATGAAAAATCCACCGAGGAAGACATCACGGCCGAGATAGACAGAGCTGCACGATTGAAGGCTGACGTACTTCAAAGACTTGCAGCTATCGACGAAAAGCTAGCTGTGCTGCAGCCTGGATTGAGCGAGAGTCAACACATGAGTGGGCCTTCTTCTAGTCCTTACCAGAACGTCGTCGAGAACGGAGCGACCTCGAGCCCAGCGAACTCCAAGACCGTCCGGGTGAAACTTCCAAAACTGGAGGTACGAAAGTTCAGCGGAAAGCTAGAAGAGTGGCAGGAGTTCTGGGATTCCTTTGAAAGTGCGATACATGCAAACGACAGCCTTTCAAACGTGGATAGATTCTCGTATCTCAGAGGCTTACTGCTAGAACCAGCAAGATCGGCGATTACGGGATTTGCCTTAACGTCTGCTAATTACGAGGCAGCGGTTGAATCgttgaaaaaacgttttggAAAAAAGACCGCAATCCAAAGAACTTTGGTAAATGAACTGTTGAACACAAGACCTGTGTTCAATGAAAGCGACACGGCGAGATTGCGCGGCCTTTATGACTTCGTGGAGACAAAATACAGAGCCCTTCAAGCGTTGAACGTCGACGAGCGTACTTACTCCGAGATAGTCGTCCCCATGCTGCTGGAAAGGATTCCAGATTCCGTACGCTTAATAATCACCCGAGGAAAGCAGTACCTGGAGTGGACACTCAAAGACTTGCTGGATTCTCTGTTGACGGAGGTTGAATTGCGGGAAGATCATAATTTAACTGCGCAACGAGGTGGATCGAATGACCGCAGAAAGGGACCCCAGACAGCGAGTGCATTATTCACTAACAAAGGAGGGGACAAGAGATGTGCATTCTGCCTTGGAAGCCACCCCCCAGAAGATTGCAAAAAGGTGCAAGACATCAAGGAACGTAAGAGACTTTTACTTAAATTCGGTAGATGCTTTAATTGTATTGAAAAGGGCCATCGCAGCCGAGACTGTAGCGTAACAATAGAATGTAAATTATGTAAGGGACAACATAATTCTTGTTTGTGCGTGGCCAAACCGCAACAGGCCTCGGGGGGGAATCAAGATAGACCAACGGGAGGTAATAGCGATCGGCCCGGAAATAACGTCAGCGCTCAACTTGTGGGTACTGAATGTAGGATAGCGCTCCAGACAGCCCAAGCATTGATTAAGGGGGGTACGCAAGGGAGAGTTAGAGTTTTGTTTGACTCTGGAAGTCATCGATCTTTTGTGACCGCTAAAGCGGCGCTCAAATACGAGTTACCCGTAGAAAGAAAGGAATGGATCACGATTAGTACTTTTGGCCAGAAAGGCAAAGAATCAGGGTTGCGAGAAGTCGTACGTTTTGACATAAAGCCTCTTCGTGGCGGTCGTGTGCAGGCGCTCGAAGCTTATGTTGTGCCGGAAATCTCACACATAAGCAACGAGCATGTGGAGGTTGTCAAAAACGATTTCCCGCACTTGCGTGACCTTTGGTTTTCTGACGTCTGTCAATCTAAAGAAGAGCTCGAAATCGACCTGCTAATAGGAGCGGACTACTTGTGGGAATTTCAACGGGGTCGAACGGTACGGGGGGAGTCGGAGGAGCCCGTCGCGATAGAAACTGAACTGGGATGGGTGTTATCGGGTCCCCTAAAAAGGCGATTTGAGTTTAGCGAAGCGAGTGTTCAGGAAGTGTCAGTAAACTTCATATCGCAAGACAGTGCAGGTCTAGACAAAGCTAGTTTAGACCGTGAAGTTAGCAGATTGTGGGATCTAGAAAGTTTAGGCATAAAAAGTAGCGACGAAGTGCACGAATCGTTCGAGAACGAAATAGAATTTTTGGAGGGGAGGTACTCAGTCAAGTTGCCGTGGAAACTAGGGCATGACCCCCTTCCGAGTAATTTTGCAAACAGCGTGTCGCGCATGAAAGGTCAGTTGAAGAGACTAAAGAGAGAACCAGAAGTTTTGAACGAATACGATTCGATTATAAAGGAACAGCTAAGCGCAGGGGTGATCGAGAAATTGTCCGAATTGGAAGAGCCGGGTGGAAACGTCCATTATTTACCCCACCATGCAGTTATTCGTAGGGATGCAGAGACCACGAAGCTAAGGATTGTCTACGACGCTTCGTCGAAAGAAACCAAGAATGGGACCTCCCTAAATTACTGTTTACATACGGGGCCATCACTGAATCCCTTATTATTCGATATTCTTGTAAGGTTTAGGGAGAACAAAATTGCGCTAGTGGGGGACATTGAAAAGGCATTTTTGAATGTAGCTGTGGATCCAGAAGATCGCGATAGTTTGAGGTTTTTGTGGGTCGAAGACGTGCGTGACAGTAATTTGAGTGTTGTAGTGTACAGGTTTTGTCGCGTCGTTTTTGGGTTAAATGCCTCACCCTTTTTGTTGAATGGGACGATAAGACACCATCTGGCTACCTATGCAGAAGTAGACCCTGAATTTGTCAAAAGAATGATAGAGGGATTCTATGTAGATGATTTAGTGACTGGGGAACGAACGGTTGATGAAACCTTCACCCTTTACAAGAACGCAAAGGAGCGAATGTCCAAGGGGAGATTTACCCTGAGAAAGTGGAAGACCAATGACCCGGGACTAAGGGAAATGATCAGTACGTGCGAGAGCAACAAAACAACCCGGGAAGTGGGTAGACTCGAGGACGAAGAGACTTATGCGAAGTCGAAACTAGAACCCCAGGGTGGAACGAAGGGAGAAAAAGTGTTGGGTTTAGCTTGGGATTGTGAAAACGATACCCTTCATTTCAACTTTCAGCATATAGCCGACAAGGCTAAGGGATTGGAAGCaactaaaagaaatgtattaagTCTACTGGCAAGTTTATTTGATCCCTTGGGGATGGTTAGCCCTGTCACCGTCGGTATGAAGGTGctttttcaagaaatttgtaACAGCAAATTCGATTGGGATGAGGTTTTGACGGGAGAAATTAAACGAAAATGGGACAAGTGGGTCCAAGATTTGGCAGAAACTAAAGAGATTTGTATAAACAGATGCCTTTATGAGACCGGGGGAGGGGATGTAACAGAGTGTTATTTACATGGGTTCGGGGATGCCAGCAAGAAAGCCTATTGTGCCATGGTTTACTTCGTGTACCGCACGAAGGATGGTAAAGCTCATGTAAGATTAGTAGCTAGCAAAACTAGAGTCGCCCCTCTAAAAGAACTTTCGATTCCGCGCTTAGAATTAATGTCGGCGGGAATACTTGCGCAGCTCATGCACACAGTGAAGAACGCGTTATAG
- the LOC140924358 gene encoding D-inositol 3-phosphate glycosyltransferase-like, which yields MASSLWEPQSQDCGADDSCKVQVTILASEWGSSKGGLSTINRELAIQLAKFPEVEITFFLPQCSQEDKKAAMKHNVKIVEATPLPGFEQLDWLCSPPEDLQIDIIIGHGVKLGKQVQIIKRSKRCKWVQVVHTDPEELGMFKNYSDPISRGEEKHKMEVKLCEMADHVVGVGPKLSEAFRSYLRSCKKDDSVVDFTPGVFVEFATVKQAPSERQQRSVLVFGRGDVEDFKLKGFDIAGKAVAELEDIRLVFVGAPDGKHKEIAKRLTECGVPASRLRVRGFVEDRESLRRLFQEVDLVVMPSRTEGFGLTGLEALSAGLPVLVSHNSGFGKALHSVPFGSTYVVNSEEPADWTSAIKTILVKDRRSRLKEAETLREAYGRKYNWAKQIKDLIDMMISWVYGMNANFHVLNTLHKEIIIGCGL from the coding sequence ATGGCATCTTCTTTATGGGAACCCCAGTCACAGGATTGCGGAGCAGATGATTCCTGCAAAGTGCAAGTCACTATTTTGGCTTCTGAATGGGGATCAAGCAAAGGGGGACTTTCCACGATAAACAGAGAGTTAGCCATTCAGTTGGCCAAATTCCCTGAAGTGGAAATCACTTTCTTTTTACCTCAATGCAGTCAAGAGGACAAGAAGGCAGCCATGAAGCATAATGTAAAGATCGTCGAGGCAACACCACTGCCTGGCTTTGAGCAACTGGACTGGCTTTGCTCTCCACCTGAAGATTTGCAAATCGACATTATCATAGGTCATGGAGTTAAACTCGGTAAACAGGTTCAAATCATTAAAAGATCTAAAAGGTGCAAATGGGTTCAAGTGGTGCACACAGATCCAGAGGAACTTGGAATGTTCAAGAACTATTCAGATCCAATTTCAAGAGGCGAGGAAAAGCACAAGATGGAAGTAAAACTGTGTGAAATGGCGGATCATGTTGTTGGAGTTGGTCCCAAGTTGAGTGAGGCCTTTCGATCCTATCTTCGCAGCTGTAAAAAAGATGACAGTGTTGTTGACTTCACTCCGGGAGTATTCGTAGAGTTTGCAACTGTAAAGCAGGCTCCTAGTGAAAGGCAACAACGCAGTGTCTTGGTGTTTGGTCGTGGAGACGTAGAGGACTTCAAATTGAAAGGATTTGACATCGCTGGGAAAGCAGTTGCTGAGTTAGAAGATATTCGTCTTGTCTTTGTTGGGGCTCCAGATGGAAAACACAAAGAAATAGCAAAACGGTTGACTGAATGTGGTGTCCCTGCAAGTCGCTTGAGAGTAAGAGGATTTGTTGAAGATCGAGAGAGTCTAAGGCGCTTGTTTCAAGAAGTGGATCTTGTTGTCATGCCTTCAAGAACAGAGGGCTTTGGATTGACAGGACTGGAGGCCTTGTCAGCTGGTCTCCCTGTGCTCGTCAGCCACAACTCCGGTTTTGGAAAAGCTTTACACAGTGTACCTTTTGGATCAACATATGTAGTGAACTCAGAGGAACCAGCAGATTGGACCTCTGCTATCAAAACAATCTTGGTCAAGGACAGAAGAAGTCGGCTTAAGGAAGCAGAAACCTTGCGCGAAGCCTATGGCAGGAAATACAACTGGGCCAAACAGATAAAAGATCTCATTGACATGATGATCAGTTGGGTGTATGGTATGAATGCCAATTTTCACGTTCTTAATACATTGCACAAGGAAATTATAATAGGATGTGGACTCTAA